GTGGAATCCCAGCGCTCAATCCATGACAAAGGTGGGGCCAGACAAATACAGCTTAACAGTGACATTAAACGAAGGCACAAATCTGGAATATAAATACGCCAGGGGAAGCTGGGATAAGGTAGAAAAAGATGAATACGGAAACGAGATGGACAACAGAAAAGTGACAATTGTAAACCAAGGTGGAAATACTATGACAATTAATGATACCGTACAGAGATGGAAAGACATTCCGCTTTATATCTATTCTCCATCTGACAATAGCACCGTAAGTTCAGATGTAAGTTCTATTGAAATCAAAGGCAATACTTATAAAGGCGCAAAGCTAACTATAAACGGTGAGGATGTGTCGCAAGCAGAAAACGGAGATTTTATAAAACAAGTTTCGCTAAAATACGGCCTTAATTCCATAAAGATACATGTAGAGCCAGGTGACGACACCATATACGGAAATGATAAAAACCGTATTGCAGAGCTCATCAAAGATTTAATAATAAATATTACAAGGACTCTACCTAAAAATACTCAATCGACAACAGTTCTCGGCACACAACGGGGTACAGTGATTACATCTGGCAACCTAACAATACTTAAAGTAGATGCTGACAGTGTCATAAATGACATTGAAAATACAGGTGACAGTAACATTGTATTTGACTTAAACAATATCGGAAGCACTGAAAACAAGGCAGTGGAGTTTCCCGTAGCGGTGCTAAATGCCGCAAAGGATAACTCAAAAGATATATTAGTAAAGACAGGCGATGTACAAATAGTCCTTTCAAAGGATTCACTAGATTTAACAGGTATAAACAGCAGCGTACAACTTATAGTAGAAAATAAAGGTAAAGAAAGTGCAACACAGGAATTCTCGCCATTGACCAATACATTTGATATAAGCATAAAAGCAGGAGATAAAGATGCAAAAGTAAACTCTGGCACAAAAGTGACATTAAACATCAGAGGTGTAAAAGATGCAAGGAAAGCAGGAGTATATTACTACAACGAAGCAAGCGGTAAGTGGGAGTATGTGGGAGGAAAAGTTGACAAAGCAGCAGGTACTATCACGTTTAACGCTAAACATTTTTCAAAATACGCCGCGTTCCAGTACAGCAAATCATTTAAAGATGTGCCGGTAGACTTCTGGGCAAATGATGCTATAAGCGTTCTTGCTGCAAAGCATATTGTCAAAGGAACCGATAATCAACGCTTTATGCCAGAGCAAAAAGTAACAAGAGCAGAATTTGCTGCGATGATGATAAGGCTTGTGGGAATACCGGAACAGCCATACAGTGGTAAATTCAGTGATGTAAAAGCAGGAGATTGGTATGCTAATACTATTGAAGCAGCTTATAAAAACGGCATTATGCTGGGTTACGGTAACACTATGAGGCCTGATGACAGCATCACACGTGAAGAAATGATAACAATAGCAATGAGGGTATACGGAAAATTAGCACCATACAGTGAAAAAAGCATTGTTGAAATACCATTTTCTGATAAAAATCAAATAAGCCAATGGGCGGTAAAAGCCGTTTCAAACGCTTATAATCTTGGTTTAATATTTGGCAGATCCAGTAATACATTTGCTCCCAGAGATATTGCGACAAGGGCAGAGGCTGCAGCTCTAGTCTACAGGCTAATTGATAAAAGTGGCAATCTATAAATAAAGGGGCATCCAACAGGATGTCCCTTTATTTATTTACATCACCTTAAGTATATACTTACCCCCCGGCTGTATTTCTATATCAAGTACTCCATTTGATACGGCATATTCTTCGTTGTTATATAAATCAAGCACTTTGCCTCCGTTTATTTTTAATGATATTTTTTTCGCCCGTTCCCCTTTGTTAAAAACATTTATTATTTCTTCATCATCTAAATACCTGCTATACGCGTATACATCATGATGGACTAAAACCGTCCTGTATTCTCCTGCCCGCAGGGCTCTGTTTTCTTTCCTGATCTTAATTAACTTTTTGTAAAATTCAAATAGATCCTTATTTATTCTGTCAAAGTCAATTGTCCTCCTGCAATCAGGATCATTGGCACCTGTAAGACCGGCCTCATCTCCGTAAAATATCATAGGTATACCTATACACGTCATCTGGAAAAACACTGCCATCTTCATTTTCTCGATATCTCCGCCACATTCATAAAGAAATCTGCACGTATCATGGCTATCAATCAGGTTTAAAAGTATCGTGCGGATATACTTTTTGTATCTTACAAATAAATTATTTATCAAATAGTCAAATTCATAGGTGTCTATGGCATTTTTGGCAAAATAATCAACAAGTATAAACATAAATGGATAATTCATGACAGAGTCAAATTGATCGCCTTTTAAGTAGCTCTCACCTCCATCCCATACCTCTCCGATTATAAATGCGTCTTTTTTTGCCCGCTTGACTTCATTTCTAAATCTTCTCCAGAAATTATGGTCTATTTCGTTGGCCACATCAAGTCTCCAGCCATCGATATCGAAATTCTCTATCCAGTACCTCGCTATGCCAAGCAGATATTCACTAACCTGTTCATTTGCAGTGTTGAGCTTGGGCATATTTTTTACATAACCAAAGGTCTCGTACTCATCTCTGTTTTTTATAAAATACCAATCTCTATACCTTGAATTATCCCCATTCTCCATAGCATCTTTAAATGCAAAAAATTTATCGCTTGTATGGTTAAAAACCGCGTCCAGTATCACCTTTATGCCTCTTTTATGACATTCATCTATCAGCTTCTTAAAGATCGCTTCATCACCAAAATTTTCGTCAATTTTGTAATAGTCTATTGTATCGTACTTATGATTGCTGTCGGATTTAAAAATAGGAGTTAAATATATACGGTTAATTCCCAATTCACATAGATAATCAAGTTTTTGGATGATCCCTTTTAGATTGCCGCCAAAAATATCATCGCTTTTGGGCTTTCTAAACCACTGACTGTCAATATTCTCTTTGTAAAATCTATCCACAAATATCTGATAAAAGATGGAATCTTCCCACCAGTCATACTTGTGATAAATATCGCCTCTACATATATAGGGGAACATATAGTACCTATTCCTGTCAGCAGGCGGCCTTTCAGAAAAACGATCCCGGCAGAAAATCTTCACTTCATCACCGCTAATCAATTTAAAAAAGTAACATATCCTGTTAAAGGGAGGCGTTATTATAGTTTCATAGTAATCAAATAAACTGTCGCGATATGCTACCGTCATTTCCTTTTCATACATATTTACTGGATTATCGGGATCGTATCTATCACCGTAGCAGAGAATCACTTTATCTATATCCTCTCGCCCTGTCCTGAGTTTTATCACAAGGCTTTTTTCATCAATAGGATATGCATAGGTGCTGTCGCTTTTATGAAATACTGCCTCTTTTATCATATAAAGCCCTCCTTCTCGTGTTACTTCCATTGCTCTGGTGTAATATTAAAATATTTAGCCTTTTACTGCACCTGCGGCAAGGCCTGACTGTAAGTATTTCTGTAAGGCCATAAATATTATCACAAGCGGCAATGATGCCACAACAGATGCTGCAGCAAATAATGTCCAATGAGCTGCGAATTGATTTGTTATAAACCTCTGTAAGCCAAGGGCCACTGTATAATTTTCAGGTGATTTTAATACTACACTGGATAATATAAATTCACTGTATACACCTATAAAACTAAATAAGAATATTACCACAAGCATTGGGCTCGCAAGAGGCAAAATTATTC
The genomic region above belongs to Caldanaerobius polysaccharolyticus DSM 13641 and contains:
- a CDS encoding glycoside hydrolase family 13 protein yields the protein MIKEAVFHKSDSTYAYPIDEKSLVIKLRTGREDIDKVILCYGDRYDPDNPVNMYEKEMTVAYRDSLFDYYETIITPPFNRICYFFKLISGDEVKIFCRDRFSERPPADRNRYYMFPYICRGDIYHKYDWWEDSIFYQIFVDRFYKENIDSQWFRKPKSDDIFGGNLKGIIQKLDYLCELGINRIYLTPIFKSDSNHKYDTIDYYKIDENFGDEAIFKKLIDECHKRGIKVILDAVFNHTSDKFFAFKDAMENGDNSRYRDWYFIKNRDEYETFGYVKNMPKLNTANEQVSEYLLGIARYWIENFDIDGWRLDVANEIDHNFWRRFRNEVKRAKKDAFIIGEVWDGGESYLKGDQFDSVMNYPFMFILVDYFAKNAIDTYEFDYLINNLFVRYKKYIRTILLNLIDSHDTCRFLYECGGDIEKMKMAVFFQMTCIGIPMIFYGDEAGLTGANDPDCRRTIDFDRINKDLFEFYKKLIKIRKENRALRAGEYRTVLVHHDVYAYSRYLDDEEIINVFNKGERAKKISLKINGGKVLDLYNNEEYAVSNGVLDIEIQPGGKYILKVM